One Pseudobutyrivibrio xylanivorans genomic window, ATAAATAATCCAAGCTGCAAGACCGAATACTACAGGACCGCTGAGTGACCAGAATGTAGTCTTTATATCTCCATCAAGCGCTGGCTGGATGATTGCGAATACGTTTGCAAATAAAAGTGTAAGTGTTACAACATATCCCCAGATGTTTGCTGACTTCTGAGATTTGAAAATAACAAAGCTTCTATCGATTCCATCAAGCTTCTTGAACTTAGGGAATGCGAATGAAATAAACATATAAGGTACTGTCATTCCAACGTTAACCATAGCTGTAAGGATAACGAAAAACTTCTGCATTGAATCGCCACCAAAAGATACAAGAAGAATCATTATACTTACGATTGCACATTGTACCCACATAGCATTCTTTGGCATACCGTCTGCCTCGATCTCACCCATCTTACCAGGCCAAAGCTCCTTTGGAGTCCCCTCGATAATCTGCTTAAGTGGTGAGTAAACAAGTGTGAATAATGCTCCTGCAAGAGCAAGAAGCATGATAAGTGCATAAACACGAGCAAAACCGCGAGCAAGTGCAACCTGTGTAGCTGCTGATGCACCGAATACCTTACCAAATGTAGCAGCAAAGTTTGACATGATTACGTATGAAACATTACCAAGTGTGATTGTGTCAGCACCAAGAATCTCTGTGTAATTTGTAAATGAACCTACAAGCATGATAAGAGATGCATAACCAACTACGATAACCATAGCAGCGATGATGATTCCCTTAGGGAAATTCTTCTTAGGATTCTCTGTCTTATCTACAAGACCACCAACGGCCTCAATTCCGCCATATGCGAATAATGCATATACGATAAATGAGAGAAGCATGATTGGGCTGCCCTGATATGCAACATTAAGAGGAACCTTAAGTGACTCCATACCTGCGAATGGCTGTTCAAGCTGACCGCCACGAACAATAATCATAACGATAGAACCAACTACTACCATAATGTTAATAGTAAGAACTGCTGTACCACCAATAGATGTTACCTTACTAATCTTATCAATACCCTTTGAATCAAAGTATGTGATGAAAATGAAGAACAATACAGCCATAAGACCAAGAAGTCTTGAACCAGATAAAAACTCGATTCCAAATAATGACCATGTTGATGTTGTATCTTCACCAAAGATGACGTTTGAAACTGGTACCCAGATGCCTGAAGAAACATTTACCATCCAAAGAACGTAAGATGTGTACCACATAAATGT contains:
- the yjeM gene encoding glutamate/gamma-aminobutyrate family transporter YjeM encodes the protein MKQEKKLGLMSLILMIFTSVYGFNNIPRSYYLMGYAAIPWFVIAGILFFIPFAFMVAEFGSAFKDETGGMYSWMCKSVGPKYAFIGTFMWYTSYVLWMVNVSSGIWVPVSNVIFGEDTTSTWSLFGIEFLSGSRLLGLMAVLFFIFITYFDSKGIDKISKVTSIGGTAVLTINIMVVVGSIVMIIVRGGQLEQPFAGMESLKVPLNVAYQGSPIMLLSFIVYALFAYGGIEAVGGLVDKTENPKKNFPKGIIIAAMVIVVGYASLIMLVGSFTNYTEILGADTITLGNVSYVIMSNFAATFGKVFGASAATQVALARGFARVYALIMLLALAGALFTLVYSPLKQIIEGTPKELWPGKMGEIEADGMPKNAMWVQCAIVSIMILLVSFGGDSMQKFFVILTAMVNVGMTVPYMFISFAFPKFKKLDGIDRSFVIFKSQKSANIWGYVVTLTLLFANVFAIIQPALDGDIKTTFWSLSGPVVFGLAAWIIYNRYEKKMEAESNKETTIKAEEIEA